A single genomic interval of Aphelocoma coerulescens isolate FSJ_1873_10779 unplaced genomic scaffold, UR_Acoe_1.0 HiC_scaffold_56, whole genome shotgun sequence harbors:
- the LOC138101872 gene encoding zinc finger protein 239-like produces the protein MEEEEAAKKRKMPREPQADRELSTEPREDKSLWQNLVGEAVLSGSTGQESNGEEKPQRCCTRRGCKHSPRRSKEEGGRRSSQSLELGVHEQLHNGDKPHKCSKCGKGFRWNSRLIFHQRIHTGERPYECGECGKGFRDSSSLIRHWKIHTGERPYECGECGQSFSQRSNLIVHQRSHTGERPYECGECGKSFGRRSSLWAHQRTHTGERPYECGECGKRFPRSCSLLKHEQSHTDERPFRCPDCGKGFQRNYTLIIHRRIHTGERPYECPQCGQSFSQSSALTQHQRRHR, from the exons atggaggaggaggaggccgcgaagaagaggaagatgccccgggagccccaggcag acagGGAGCTGAGCACGGAGCCCAGAGAGGACAAATCCCTGTGGCAGAACCTGGTGGGAGAGGCTGTTTTGAGTGGCTCCACGGGGCAGGAATCcaacggggaggaaaagccccagagatgctgcacgaggaggggctgcaaacacaGCCCAAGGAGGTCCAAGGaggaaggcggccggagatccAGCCAGAGCTTGGAGCTGGGGGTCCATGAACAGCTTCACAATGGGGacaagccccacaagtgctcaaaatgtgggaagggcttcaggtgGAACTCCAGACTGATTTTCCACCAGAGAATCCACACCGGAGAGAGGCcgtacgagtgtggggagtgtgggaagggcttcagagACAGCTCCAGTCTGATCCGCCACTGGaaaatccacactggggaacggccctatgagtgtggagAGTGTGGGCAGAGCTTCAGCCAGCGCTCCAACCTGATTGTCCACCAGAGAagccacactggggagaggccctacgagtgtggggagtgtgggaagagctttggcCGGAGATCCAGCCTGTGGGCACACCAGCGGACGCACAcaggggagaggccctacgagtgtggggagtgtgggaagaggtttccaaGGAGCTGCAGTCTCCTCAAACATGAGCAGagtcacacggatgagaggcccttccgctgccccgactgcgggaagGGCTTCCAGCGCAACTACACCCTCATCatccaccggcgcatccacaccggggagaggccctacgagtgtccccagtgtgggcagagcttctcacagagctctgccttgacccaacaccaacggaggcaccgctaa